The Raphanus sativus cultivar WK10039 unplaced genomic scaffold, ASM80110v3 Scaffold1323, whole genome shotgun sequence genome contains a region encoding:
- the LOC130504041 gene encoding oxysterol-binding protein-related protein 1B-like yields MEAKVISCTTFGEDKVIKIVVSSHRAVTNYKPGENETTVVVADDTCSKKDVEEIKKTCEKLDYVYEGRLHEDYAQTNIGPGLV; encoded by the coding sequence atggAAGCCAAAGTGATTTCTTGCACTACTTTTGGAGAAGACAAGGTCATAAAGATTGTTGTTTCGAGCCATCGTGCAGTCACCAACTACAAACCTGGAGAAAACGAAACGACCGTTGTTGTTGCCGATGATACTTGCTCCAAGAAAGATGTTGAAGAGATTAAGAAGACTTGTGAGAAGCTCGATTATGTTTACGAAGGAAGACTTCACGAAGATTACGCTCAGACCAACATTGGACCTGGTTTGGTCTGA